The proteins below are encoded in one region of Bifidobacterium dentium JCM 1195 = DSM 20436:
- a CDS encoding sensor histidine kinase produces the protein MRRLTFQGLLMIMGVLLGIAVIGDASLQLIYAMVLAICCAAVGEYTRFGIVTSAVVCAFSLNAVWCPEMCWLLPVIAVDAAAVRGCGPLRQGEAWPDMGKCAALCARWVWTIPLAGLAVRRNIANLPWDWAWIAVLSMLTMLGFGVGLQLMRLDDLLLQTKRLQDTRRNQIRQLRNRLSESEEDRAASVRSAILSERTRIAREIHDNVGHLLTRAIMQSEASQVVAQISGRDADARGFEDIHATVNEAMTMVRRSVHDLKEEGADFTAQIDAASQAVGLEVMLDNAIDDAPSPIARCFATTIREALNNTVRHSDAETVHITLRDMPALWQLVVQDDGHAMPAKPRDDGGIGLADIEERARALGGSAVCGPYHGGWRVFVSIPKSKEASS, from the coding sequence ATGCGGCGACTGACATTCCAAGGTCTGCTCATGATCATGGGCGTGCTTCTCGGCATCGCCGTGATCGGCGATGCCTCCCTGCAACTGATCTATGCGATGGTGCTCGCCATCTGCTGTGCCGCCGTCGGCGAATATACACGATTCGGCATCGTCACGTCTGCCGTGGTCTGTGCGTTCTCGCTCAATGCGGTATGGTGCCCGGAAATGTGCTGGCTGTTGCCGGTGATTGCGGTGGATGCGGCGGCGGTTCGTGGATGCGGGCCGCTCCGCCAAGGCGAAGCATGGCCGGATATGGGCAAGTGCGCGGCCCTGTGTGCGCGATGGGTCTGGACGATACCTCTCGCAGGTCTTGCGGTTCGTAGGAACATTGCGAATCTTCCATGGGATTGGGCGTGGATTGCGGTATTGTCCATGTTGACCATGCTGGGATTCGGCGTCGGACTGCAGCTTATGCGGCTTGACGATCTGCTCTTGCAGACCAAGCGCCTGCAGGACACGCGGCGAAACCAGATTCGCCAGTTGCGCAATCGGCTCTCCGAATCCGAGGAGGACCGTGCGGCCTCGGTGCGTTCGGCCATCCTGTCGGAACGTACCCGTATCGCCCGGGAGATTCATGACAATGTCGGGCATCTGCTGACCCGTGCCATCATGCAGTCCGAAGCATCTCAAGTGGTGGCGCAAATCTCCGGTCGGGATGCCGACGCACGGGGGTTCGAGGATATTCATGCGACGGTGAACGAGGCGATGACCATGGTGCGCAGATCGGTGCATGACCTGAAAGAGGAAGGTGCCGATTTCACCGCGCAGATTGATGCCGCCTCGCAGGCGGTGGGTCTTGAGGTGATGCTCGACAACGCCATTGATGATGCACCCTCCCCGATCGCGCGTTGCTTCGCCACCACGATTCGTGAGGCGTTGAACAATACCGTCAGGCACAGTGACGCCGAAACCGTGCATATCACGTTGCGTGATATGCCGGCATTGTGGCAGCTGGTCGTGCAGGACGACGGCCATGCCATGCCGGCGAAACCCCGTGACGATGGGGGCATCGGCCTGGCCGATATCGAGGAGCGCGCCCGGGCCTTGGGCGGTAGCGCCGTCTGCGGGCCGTATCATGGAGGATGGCGGGTGTTCGTATCGATTCCCAAGTCGAAGGAGGCCTCATCATGA
- a CDS encoding AraC family transcriptional regulator has translation MPITGWGRLPNGAEMVQYDAPMFFSFTEHSLLHQYPNMRAECHWHIDLEFTHIIHGHMWYFVNSEVIRLEEGQAIFVNSRQLHYGFTEDGTDCEFSCTLLNPARMSAPTAVYERFVMPLVTDESTPYVVLNPDDVHGSELIGRIVQLHDAKFGRPDGMRSSAVGDMTLADDTAPLTVLSCFYAILRELTVIARERGDDGMHDHAGRHPHVATLAMMVDFVQQHYVHQITLAQIAAAGLVGRTTCTAIFRELLGQTPIEFVNDVRVRAAAELLTTTQLPIATIAAQTGFSSASFFTRTFRRLMHITPLAYRNGMLRS, from the coding sequence ATGCCGATCACCGGCTGGGGGCGCCTGCCCAACGGCGCGGAAATGGTGCAATACGACGCGCCGATGTTCTTTTCATTCACCGAACACTCCTTATTGCACCAATATCCGAACATGCGTGCGGAATGCCATTGGCATATCGACCTTGAATTCACGCATATCATCCACGGTCACATGTGGTATTTCGTGAATAGCGAGGTCATTCGTCTTGAGGAAGGACAGGCGATTTTCGTCAACTCACGCCAATTGCATTATGGGTTCACCGAAGACGGCACCGACTGCGAATTCTCTTGTACGCTGCTCAATCCCGCACGTATGAGCGCTCCCACCGCAGTGTATGAGCGATTCGTGATGCCGTTGGTGACGGATGAGTCGACGCCCTACGTCGTCCTGAACCCCGATGATGTGCACGGAAGCGAGTTGATCGGCCGCATCGTGCAACTGCACGATGCGAAATTCGGACGACCGGATGGTATGAGGTCTTCGGCGGTAGGCGATATGACATTGGCGGATGACACTGCGCCATTGACCGTACTCAGCTGCTTCTATGCGATACTGCGTGAACTGACCGTGATCGCACGCGAGCGCGGCGATGACGGCATGCACGACCATGCCGGACGGCATCCGCATGTCGCCACACTCGCCATGATGGTCGATTTCGTGCAGCAGCATTACGTGCATCAGATCACGTTGGCGCAGATAGCGGCGGCCGGATTGGTGGGACGCACCACGTGTACCGCGATCTTTCGCGAGTTGCTCGGTCAGACGCCGATCGAGTTCGTCAATGATGTGCGCGTCCGCGCCGCCGCGGAACTGCTGACGACCACGCAACTGCCGATCGCCACGATCGCCGCCCAGACGGGATTCTCCTCGGCCAGTTTTTTCACACGCACGTTCCGTAGGCTCATGCACATCACGCCGTTGGCCTATCGCAACGGCATGCTCCGTTCCTGA
- a CDS encoding ABC transporter ATP-binding protein — translation MNEDHSTVSAVQVTHLVKRYGDMLALDYFDLDVRQGEIFGLLGPNGSGKTTAINCILALLTFDAGTVRVFGEPIGPTSYALKRRIGIVPQNIAVFNELTVEENIDYFCSLYVGDKARRRELVNEALDFVGLQDYRRFRPAKLSGGLLRRLNIACGIAHKPDLIFFDEPTVAVDPQSRNAILEGIQKLSREGATVIYTSHYMEEVEQICDRILIMDHGRHLALGTADELKAMIDAGERISVETADLGGTADGSNTAIMLKRLRALPFVLEAAYDGRELTVRCRRGEHNLIDVLNVLEANGTNIGHLTSHQPTLNDVFLELTGTALRD, via the coding sequence ATGAACGAAGACCATTCCACCGTGAGCGCGGTACAGGTGACGCATCTCGTCAAACGTTACGGCGATATGCTGGCGCTCGACTATTTTGACCTCGACGTACGTCAGGGCGAAATCTTCGGCCTGCTCGGGCCGAACGGTTCGGGCAAGACCACGGCGATCAACTGCATACTCGCGCTGCTCACGTTCGACGCGGGTACGGTACGCGTGTTCGGGGAACCGATCGGCCCGACCAGTTACGCGCTGAAACGTCGCATCGGCATCGTTCCTCAGAACATCGCCGTGTTCAATGAGCTCACCGTCGAGGAGAACATCGATTATTTCTGCTCGCTCTATGTCGGTGACAAGGCCCGCCGACGCGAGCTGGTGAACGAAGCGCTGGATTTCGTGGGATTGCAGGACTACCGCAGATTCCGACCGGCGAAACTGTCCGGCGGACTGCTGCGCCGCCTCAACATCGCATGCGGCATCGCGCATAAGCCCGACCTGATCTTCTTCGACGAACCGACCGTGGCCGTGGACCCGCAGAGCCGCAATGCGATTCTCGAAGGCATCCAGAAGCTCAGCCGCGAGGGCGCGACCGTAATCTACACCAGCCATTACATGGAAGAGGTGGAACAGATCTGCGACCGTATCCTCATCATGGATCACGGCCGGCACCTCGCGCTCGGCACCGCCGACGAGCTCAAAGCCATGATTGACGCCGGCGAACGGATCAGTGTGGAAACCGCCGACCTAGGAGGGACCGCGGACGGCTCGAACACCGCAATCATGCTCAAACGACTGCGCGCGCTCCCCTTCGTGTTGGAGGCGGCCTATGACGGCCGCGAACTGACCGTGCGCTGCCGCCGGGGCGAACACAACCTCATCGACGTATTGAACGTACTCGAGGCGAACGGCACGAACATCGGGCATCTGACCTCGCATCAGCCGACGCTCAATGACGTGTTCCTTGAGCTGACCGGCACGGCGTTGCGCGACTGA
- a CDS encoding response regulator transcription factor produces MKVAIADDDPIVCSSLATILAATGAAEVPWTANSGEAAMSKYDENVPDMLLIDVQMPGMDGLTASERILHAHPDARILVLTTFADEAYIAKAMEIGTKGYLIKQDVSSVIPAVQAVMAGQIVMGAEVLAKLRFANGAAPTAARPNEPQDSGWMDAPDRFAHLTDRERDVVELVAEGLDNREIAAKLFLSEGTVRNRISDILAKTNISNRTKLAVEWLAGH; encoded by the coding sequence ATGAAAGTCGCCATCGCTGATGATGATCCGATCGTCTGCTCGTCGCTGGCGACGATTCTTGCGGCGACCGGTGCCGCGGAGGTGCCTTGGACCGCAAACAGCGGCGAAGCCGCCATGTCCAAATATGACGAGAACGTTCCCGACATGCTGCTCATCGACGTACAGATGCCCGGCATGGACGGATTGACCGCGTCCGAGCGCATCCTTCATGCTCATCCGGACGCCCGCATCCTTGTACTGACCACGTTCGCGGATGAGGCGTATATCGCCAAAGCCATGGAGATCGGCACGAAAGGCTATCTCATCAAGCAGGACGTCTCTTCCGTCATCCCGGCGGTGCAGGCCGTCATGGCGGGGCAGATCGTCATGGGCGCGGAGGTCCTCGCGAAGTTGCGGTTCGCCAATGGTGCGGCGCCAACGGCAGCGCGACCGAACGAGCCGCAGGACTCAGGGTGGATGGATGCTCCCGACCGTTTCGCGCATCTCACCGACCGTGAACGTGACGTGGTGGAGTTGGTCGCCGAGGGCCTTGACAACCGTGAGATCGCGGCGAAACTGTTCTTAAGCGAGGGCACGGTACGTAACCGCATCAGCGACATTCTCGCCAAAACCAATATTTCGAACCGTACGAAGCTCGCCGTCGAATGGCTTGCCGGCCATTGA
- a CDS encoding GmrSD restriction endonuclease domain-containing protein, translating into MSISATEKPLGKVFTSDYQFTIPSFQRAYTWQADNVSQLVSDLQDACANPDSPYFLGSLILVKDGSARYQVIDGQQRLISLSIIISVLRELETDPDLIGSLNELILEPGDKLRGIKAQPRLKLRERDTDFFRMYVQEGDLEGLFDLRDGDIESNAQRNIAVNTRQVFDELAKMEDHDRRRFASYLVNEVTLVIVTTDDLAGAHRIFDVMNMRGVPLTASDVFKAKSVAAISPVARTVYATRWDDIMDPLGDDSQLLEEFFSDLHLIVSHKAVCTQLLEEFRNDVLKPYVRDQNVISFIDDVLAPYANAWLIISRPTDANLPDDVVGQLVALNDYQTTDWKPVAMWALVNSIRNLGSDAARVFSKPGAHTRKTTTNGKNDEDLQLHDMARLRDVLSALERVTGVDSLNRQSPLYRRTRSASAIRDLERGHTLQQIRGFLITDDDRRSALAHLRGELQTGPALKRLLLIRANEQQAGLRITRPRSLNAVAIMPEQVVSGSSFADWPEAVRDHWANRIGNLALSQANERQLAPLASFEERRDRMLLSASSKRFPLTAQLADIAQCTPQTLQFRQDETIRLIADHWNIRYDAERTDLSTLSEEFLTRKTEAKTPTSKRVTIMQILEAGLLIPGETLVWDRPRKGERWVVTVTAEGKLRMDDGQEYASPTAAARAVGGGSAGLTVWKRTSNGQKLSDIWKAYRLKKR; encoded by the coding sequence ATGTCAATCAGCGCCACGGAAAAGCCTTTGGGCAAAGTGTTCACCTCCGACTATCAGTTCACCATCCCTTCCTTCCAACGCGCCTACACATGGCAGGCGGACAACGTCTCGCAGCTGGTGAGCGACCTGCAGGACGCGTGCGCGAATCCGGACAGCCCCTACTTTCTGGGCTCCCTGATTCTCGTCAAGGACGGTTCGGCCAGATACCAGGTCATCGACGGACAACAGCGCCTCATCTCGCTGTCCATCATCATCTCCGTACTGCGCGAGTTGGAAACCGACCCGGACCTTATCGGCAGTCTCAACGAGCTTATTCTCGAGCCAGGCGACAAACTGCGCGGCATCAAGGCGCAACCGCGTCTGAAACTGCGCGAACGCGACACCGACTTCTTCCGCATGTATGTGCAGGAAGGCGATTTGGAGGGATTGTTCGACCTGCGCGACGGCGACATCGAATCCAACGCGCAACGCAACATCGCCGTCAATACACGACAGGTCTTCGATGAGCTTGCGAAGATGGAAGACCACGACCGACGCCGTTTCGCCTCGTATCTGGTCAACGAGGTCACGCTGGTGATCGTGACCACCGACGATCTGGCCGGGGCGCATCGCATCTTCGACGTGATGAACATGCGAGGCGTTCCCCTGACCGCATCTGACGTATTCAAAGCGAAATCGGTCGCCGCCATCTCGCCGGTCGCACGTACCGTCTACGCGACCCGTTGGGATGACATCATGGATCCGCTTGGCGACGATTCGCAACTTCTGGAGGAATTCTTCTCGGACCTGCACCTGATCGTCTCGCACAAGGCCGTCTGCACGCAACTGCTCGAGGAGTTCCGCAACGACGTACTCAAACCGTATGTCAGGGATCAGAACGTCATCTCGTTCATCGACGACGTGCTGGCGCCCTATGCCAACGCATGGCTTATCATCAGCAGACCGACCGACGCGAACCTGCCGGACGACGTGGTAGGCCAGCTCGTGGCACTCAACGATTATCAGACCACCGACTGGAAACCGGTCGCCATGTGGGCGCTGGTCAATTCCATCCGCAATCTCGGCAGCGACGCCGCCCGCGTGTTCTCCAAACCCGGAGCGCATACGAGGAAAACCACCACGAACGGGAAGAACGACGAAGACCTGCAACTGCACGACATGGCACGCCTGCGCGACGTTCTGTCCGCACTGGAACGCGTCACCGGCGTGGACAGCCTGAACAGACAAAGCCCGCTGTACCGACGTACGCGTTCGGCGAGCGCCATCCGCGACCTCGAACGAGGCCACACCTTGCAGCAGATCCGCGGATTCCTCATCACCGACGATGACCGCCGGAGCGCGCTGGCCCACCTGCGTGGCGAGCTACAGACCGGTCCCGCGCTGAAGCGTCTGCTGCTCATTCGCGCGAACGAGCAGCAGGCGGGATTGCGCATCACCCGACCGCGTAGTCTCAACGCCGTTGCGATCATGCCCGAACAGGTCGTGTCGGGTTCGTCGTTCGCCGATTGGCCGGAAGCCGTACGTGACCATTGGGCCAACCGTATCGGCAATCTTGCGCTTAGCCAGGCCAATGAACGCCAGCTCGCGCCGCTCGCATCCTTTGAGGAACGCCGCGACCGCATGCTCCTGTCGGCGAGCTCCAAACGATTCCCCCTGACCGCGCAGCTTGCCGATATCGCCCAATGCACTCCTCAGACCCTGCAATTCCGACAGGATGAAACCATCCGGCTTATCGCCGATCATTGGAACATTCGCTACGATGCGGAACGTACCGACCTGTCCACGTTAAGCGAGGAATTCCTCACCAGAAAAACCGAGGCCAAGACGCCGACCTCGAAACGCGTGACCATCATGCAGATTCTGGAGGCCGGGTTGCTCATTCCGGGCGAAACGCTGGTCTGGGACCGACCGCGCAAGGGCGAACGCTGGGTGGTGACCGTCACCGCCGAAGGCAAGCTACGCATGGATGACGGGCAGGAATACGCCTCCCCCACCGCTGCCGCCCGGGCCGTCGGCGGCGGCAGTGCGGGACTGACCGTATGGAAACGCACCTCGAACGGCCAAAAGCTCAGCGACATCTGGAAAGCCTACCGACTCAAGAAACGCTGA
- a CDS encoding ABC transporter permease, which translates to MNTCKAALRILHARKLYVIIYLVWIGAMMLGISWQIMHASRNADSTTYQPSAAQVAIIDRDADADGLASSLRSYLSTDSEIVDIADDDESLQQAVASNYVDLIAIIPKGFAERYQRYLNEADGSAAQPAIETVVSYTSGSGSLAQLKVNEFLSLTRTSYLGLPSGARNVSDAARTVLDIAKKDIKESSVAVIQAPSNDTDTVKPAASAFASTIKTGLYPLLLVMPICTFLVIGTFNESEIRRRLYASPKRSVSLELQQVATCCMFGLLVCIGYTAAIFLLMTMAGVPFEGLTIANVGLSFVSLLVYTLMAIACGFLLGSVVLSEMAVNGFVNVFGLLTMFTSGMSFAVDMMPAPMIMIGKLLPGWWLCVSIDNVFGLGTASNTGVDYGAWASSIGLVALFGVAFVCLGLALGRIRRTRPTLASPATTQLAK; encoded by the coding sequence ATGAATACCTGTAAAGCCGCATTGCGGATCCTCCATGCCCGCAAACTTTACGTCATCATCTATCTTGTATGGATCGGCGCGATGATGTTGGGCATCAGTTGGCAGATCATGCATGCCTCACGAAACGCGGACAGCACCACCTATCAGCCGAGCGCCGCCCAAGTGGCCATAATCGATCGCGACGCAGACGCCGACGGCCTGGCATCCTCGCTGCGTTCCTATCTGTCGACGGACAGCGAAATCGTCGACATTGCGGACGACGACGAATCGTTACAACAGGCCGTCGCCTCGAACTACGTCGATCTGATCGCCATCATCCCGAAAGGATTCGCCGAACGGTACCAGCGGTATCTGAATGAGGCCGACGGTTCCGCCGCTCAGCCCGCCATCGAGACGGTGGTGAGCTACACCTCCGGTTCCGGTTCGCTCGCACAGTTGAAGGTCAACGAGTTTCTTTCGCTGACACGCACCTCGTATCTGGGACTTCCCTCCGGCGCACGTAACGTGTCCGATGCGGCACGGACAGTATTGGACATCGCGAAGAAAGACATCAAGGAATCATCCGTCGCCGTCATCCAGGCGCCATCCAACGATACCGATACCGTCAAGCCGGCCGCCTCGGCATTCGCAAGCACCATCAAAACCGGCCTGTATCCGCTCTTGCTGGTCATGCCGATATGCACGTTCCTGGTGATCGGCACATTCAACGAAAGCGAGATCCGCCGCCGACTCTATGCCTCGCCGAAACGTTCGGTATCGCTGGAACTGCAGCAGGTGGCCACATGCTGCATGTTCGGCCTGCTGGTATGCATCGGCTACACCGCCGCGATCTTCCTGCTGATGACGATGGCGGGAGTGCCGTTCGAAGGACTGACGATTGCCAACGTCGGACTGTCGTTCGTCTCGCTGCTGGTCTATACGTTAATGGCCATCGCCTGCGGTTTCCTGCTGGGATCGGTCGTTCTTTCCGAAATGGCCGTGAATGGGTTCGTCAACGTATTCGGCCTGCTCACCATGTTCACGTCGGGCATGTCGTTCGCAGTGGACATGATGCCAGCCCCGATGATCATGATCGGCAAGCTGCTGCCGGGATGGTGGCTGTGCGTGTCCATCGACAACGTGTTCGGACTCGGCACGGCTTCGAACACCGGCGTGGACTATGGCGCATGGGCGTCGTCGATCGGTCTGGTGGCGTTGTTCGGCGTAGCGTTCGTCTGCCTCGGTCTGGCCCTGGGCCGTATCCGTCGCACCCGTCCGACCTTGGCCTCCCCTGCGACCACGCAGCTGGCGAAGTAA
- a CDS encoding sugar O-acetyltransferase, protein MADTISQPAKDEWERMLSGELYVADSPQQQDANMRKRRLVQAINTSKYDAFKEREELFRELFGSLGKGGFLEPPFNCDYGCNTYIGDNFYANMDCIFLDVAKITIGDRVFFGPRVGLYTPYHPIDAAVRSSGPEGARPITIGSDVWFGGNVVVGPGVTIGDDVVIGAGSVVVKDIPSHSVAVGNPCHVIRRITDADREYWEGKAAEYRAWKDSLKS, encoded by the coding sequence ATGGCGGACACCATCAGCCAGCCGGCAAAGGACGAATGGGAACGTATGCTTTCCGGTGAACTGTATGTTGCCGACAGTCCGCAGCAGCAGGACGCGAACATGCGCAAACGCCGCCTCGTGCAGGCCATCAACACGTCGAAGTACGACGCGTTCAAGGAACGCGAGGAGTTGTTCCGCGAGCTGTTCGGCTCGCTCGGCAAAGGTGGTTTCCTGGAACCGCCGTTCAATTGCGACTACGGCTGCAACACGTACATCGGAGACAACTTCTATGCCAATATGGACTGCATCTTCCTCGACGTCGCGAAGATCACCATCGGCGACCGCGTGTTCTTCGGACCAAGAGTAGGCCTATACACGCCATATCATCCGATCGACGCCGCCGTACGTTCCTCCGGTCCGGAAGGAGCCCGACCCATCACCATCGGCAGCGACGTTTGGTTCGGCGGCAACGTAGTCGTCGGTCCCGGCGTCACCATCGGCGACGATGTGGTGATTGGTGCCGGCTCCGTGGTGGTCAAGGACATCCCCTCACATTCGGTGGCCGTAGGCAATCCATGTCATGTCATTCGCAGGATCACGGATGCCGACCGTGAATACTGGGAAGGCAAAGCCGCCGAATACCGTGCGTGGAAGGATTCGC
- a CDS encoding ABC transporter permease, producing the protein MLQTLLITLKLHFRQKIQLFWLFAFPIILATMFNGMFGNISENYALHTFDMAVVEDADWKANPGLQTLIAGISTDGGSSDSDTTGKVVDDDGDMPKLINAIPTTSRASADRLLADGKAQGYLYADSSGRLHMAVSESTQGSVTDVMANSSGLGISLTMLNNIVNLYNRTGMVITDILATNPTAMMDGRLTSSIGAISGYTKEVKLTNFKPDGTARYYYALLGMTALMAMTFAVSTVTMAQANLSTLGVRRSVAPLAKWKQLAAGFLASWFCSFLSLTVAMLYIRFGCGISLGGREWAAIGSCAAASFSASAFGMFIGALPKMPTGAKHGLCTAISCILSLFSGLYGSFAMGLSDMIARHAPLLSLINPAQQITNLFYDILYYDSFTPLFKTIGILLTMSAICLVAAVAFLRRQRYEYL; encoded by the coding sequence ATGTTGCAGACGTTACTGATCACGTTGAAACTGCATTTTCGTCAGAAAATACAGTTATTCTGGCTGTTCGCCTTCCCCATCATCCTGGCCACCATGTTCAACGGGATGTTCGGCAACATCTCCGAAAACTACGCATTGCACACCTTCGACATGGCGGTGGTCGAAGACGCGGACTGGAAGGCGAATCCGGGCCTGCAGACGCTGATTGCCGGCATCTCGACCGATGGGGGCTCTTCGGACTCCGATACGACGGGCAAGGTCGTCGACGACGACGGCGATATGCCGAAACTCATCAACGCCATCCCGACGACATCGAGAGCCTCCGCCGACAGGCTACTCGCCGACGGCAAGGCGCAAGGCTACCTGTATGCCGACTCCAGCGGCCGGTTGCATATGGCGGTCAGCGAATCCACGCAGGGCAGCGTCACGGATGTGATGGCCAACAGCAGCGGTCTGGGCATCTCGCTGACCATGCTGAACAACATCGTCAACCTGTACAACCGTACCGGCATGGTCATTACCGACATTCTCGCCACCAACCCGACGGCCATGATGGACGGACGACTGACCTCAAGCATCGGCGCGATATCCGGATACACGAAGGAAGTGAAGCTCACGAACTTCAAACCGGACGGAACCGCCCGTTACTATTACGCATTGCTGGGCATGACCGCACTGATGGCGATGACCTTCGCCGTGAGCACGGTGACGATGGCGCAGGCGAATCTGTCGACGCTGGGCGTCCGCCGTTCCGTGGCACCATTGGCCAAATGGAAACAGCTCGCAGCCGGATTCCTGGCCAGCTGGTTCTGCTCGTTCCTAAGCCTGACGGTCGCGATGCTGTACATCCGCTTCGGATGCGGCATATCGCTCGGCGGGCGCGAATGGGCCGCGATCGGCTCCTGCGCGGCGGCATCCTTCTCCGCGAGTGCATTCGGCATGTTCATCGGAGCCCTGCCGAAGATGCCGACCGGCGCCAAACATGGATTGTGCACGGCAATCTCGTGCATACTGTCGCTCTTTTCCGGACTGTACGGTTCGTTCGCCATGGGCCTGAGCGATATGATCGCCCGGCATGCGCCATTGCTCAGCCTCATAAACCCGGCCCAGCAGATCACGAACCTGTTCTATGACATTCTCTACTACGACAGCTTCACACCGCTGTTCAAAACCATAGGCATACTGCTTACCATGAGTGCGATCTGCCTGGTAGCAGCGGTCGCTTTCCTGAGGAGGCAACGCTATGAATACCTGTAA